One Rosa chinensis cultivar Old Blush chromosome 5, RchiOBHm-V2, whole genome shotgun sequence genomic region harbors:
- the LOC121049198 gene encoding zinc finger BED domain-containing protein RICESLEEPER 2-like has product MDLAIASLVLIFVSATFGDGGGVLFSGSVTSCFAARVERDPGLLDLKGMMVWGCIVDGRIVDVVRGCDKFRRSKKRGEVGKEGVDRAVLPLPQSSLAVSSSGTSPSIEDATQSAAGAATPDSCEKVHDNPRADRKRSWVWEHFEEYTDTKVIKVKGKEDIIQEFRRAKCIYCPKGAVGDYACDSYKNGTQGMIRHINNSCKYYPGRRVVDKNQKLLVGDKSKGNSLKAVAYNPDEVMQACVEMVVVDELPFSFVEKQGFRKFCYVMQPLFRVPCRKTLVKDFLKLYDRTKKKLKSDLAHYRVCLTTDTWTSVQNFNYMVLTAHFIDDEWVMHKRIINFCTIHNHSGNSIGMLIESCLIQWGITKVLTITVDNAAANKCALEFVRSKLNKRENSESILGGKFMHVRCTAHICNLIVGSGLKRLNRAVLAIRNAVKFVRSSASRLDSFKACVAKEQVPCKGLVVMDVPTRWNSTFLMLEAALKFKKAFGRMLEDADSGFAAYFKEPEEEYDEEGNVVPVKGNRNRVGPPTDEEWDKAEVFVQFLRVFYEVTLRVSASNHPTIHTTFHDVLSMETEINKLFIARELQTGSETEKVLIDMAGHMSSKFLKYYGCFKDLNPLVFMGLVLDPRFKLLNITHLLKKKGMIMTLWKQKPRS; this is encoded by the exons ATGGATCTCGCCATAGCTAGCCTAGTCCTAATCTTTGTGAGTGCTACATTCGGTGATGGGGGCGGTGTACTGTTCTCGGGGTCGGTGACCTCTTGTTTCGCTGCTCGAGTGGAGCGGGATCCG GGGTTGCTCGACCTGAAAGGAATGATGGTGTGGGGATGCATTGTTGATGGTCGCATTGTTGATGTTGTTCGTGGTTGTGATAAA TTTAGAAGAAGTAAGAAGAGAGGTGAAGTAGGCAAAGAAGGAGTAGACCGAGCAGTGTTACCCCTCCCTCAGTCCAGCTTGGCTGTTTCGAGCAGTGGGACCTCTCCCTCAATCGAAGATGCCACTCAATCAGCAGCAGGGGCAGCAACTCCAGATTCGTGTGAAAAGGTACATGACAATCCTCGAGCTGATAGGAAACGTAGTTGGGTTTGGGAGCACTTTGAGGAATACACTGATACGAAAGTGATTAAAGTTAAGGGTAAAGAAGATATTATACAAGAGTTTAGGAGGGCTAAGTGTATATATTGTCCTAAGGGTGCTGTAGGAGACTATGCTTGTGATTCTTACAAAAATGGGACTCAGGGTATGATTAGGCACATAAACAACTCATGCAAGTATTATCCAGGAAGGAGGGTTGTCGATAAGAATCAGAAACTGCTTGTTGGTGATAAAAGTAAGGGTAATTCATTGAAGGCTGTAGCTTATAATCCTGACGAAGTGATGCAAGCTTGTGTTGAAATGGTTGTAGTTGATGAGCTTCCTTTTAGCTTTGTTGAGAAGCAAGGGTTTAGGAAGTTTTGTTATGTTATGCAGCCTTTGTTTAGGGTCCcctgtaggaaaactttggtgAAAGACTTTCTGAAGTTGTATGATAGGacaaagaagaaattgaaatctgattTGGCACATTATAGAGTTTGCCTAACTACTGACACTTGGACAAGTGTTCAGAATTTCAATTACATGGTGCTAACAGCACACTTTATAGATGATGAGTGGGTTATGCATAAGAGGATTATCAATTTCTGCACTATCCATAACCATAGTGGAAATTCGATAGGGATGTTGATTGAGTCTTGTTTGATTCAGTGGGGAATAACCAAGGTTTTAACCATTACAGTAGATAATGCGGCTGCTAATAAGTGTGCTCTTGAGTTTGTTAGGTCCAAACTTAACAAAAGGGAAAACTCGGAATCAATCTTAGGGGGAAAGTTCATGCATGTTAGGTGTACTGCTCATATTTGTAACTTGATTGTTGGAAGTGGGTTGAAAAGGTTGAATAGGGCAGTGCTAGCCATTAGAAATGCTGTAAAGTTTGTTAGGTCTTCGGCATCTAGGCTGGATAGTTTTAAGGCATGTGTAGCAAAGGAACAAGTCCCTTGCAAAGGCTTGGTGGTTATGGATGTTCCCACAAGGTGGAATTCAACATTCTTAATGTTGGAAGCTGCCTTGAAGTTCAAAAAAGCCTTTGGAAGGATGCTAGAGGATGCTGACAGTGGCTTTGCTGCATATTTCAAGGAGCCTGAGGAAGAGTATGATGAGGAAGGGAATGTGGTTCCAGTCAAAGGCAATAGAAATAGAGTTGGGCCACCGACAGATGAAGAATGGGATAAGGCAGAGGTGTTTGTTCAGTTTCTGCGGGTTTTTTATGAAGTTACTTTGAGGGTCAGTGCAAGTAATCATCCTACAATTCATACTACTTTCCATGATGTGTTGTCCATGGAAACTGAGATCAACAAGCTGTTTATTGCTCGTGAATTGCAAACAGGGAGTGAAACTGAGAAAGTGTTGATTGATATGGCAGGACACATGAGTTCTAAATTTCTCAAGTATTATGGCTGCTTCAAGGATCTAAATCCTTTGGTGTTTATGGGGCTTGTTCTTGATCCCAGATTCAAGCTACTTAATATCACCCATTTGTTGAAAAAGAAGGGTATGATAATGACAttgtggaagcaaaagccaaGGAGTTAA
- the LOC121049197 gene encoding zinc finger BED domain-containing protein RICESLEEPER 2-like → MGKLGFRRSKKRGEVGKEGVDRAVLPLPQSSLAVSSSGTSPSIEDATQSAAGAATPDSCEKVHDNPRADRKRSWVWEHFEEYTDTKVIKVKGKEDIIQEFRRAKCIYCPKGAVGDYACDSYKNGTQGMIRHINNSCKYYPGRRVVDKNQKLLVGDKSKGNSLKAVAYNPDEVMQACVEMVVVDELPFSFVEKQGFRKFCYVMQPLFRVPCRKTLVKDFLKLYDRTKKKLKSDLAHYRVCLTTDTWTSVQNFNYMVLTAHFIDDEWVMHKRIINFCTIHNHSGNSIGMLIESCLIQWGITKVLTITVDNAAANKCALEFVRSKLNKRENSESILGGKFMHVRCTAHICNLIVGSGLKRLNRAVLAIRNAVKFVRSSASRLDSFKACVAKEQVPCKGLVVMDVPTRWNSTFLMLEAALKFKKAFGRMLEDADSGFAAYFKEPEEEYDEEGNVVPVKGNRNRVGPPTDEEWDKAEVFVQFLRVFYEVTLRVSASNHPTIHTTFHDVLSMETEINKLFIARELQTGSETEKVLIDMAGHMSSKFLKYYGCFKDLNPLVFMGLVLDPRFKLLNITHLLKKEGYDNDIVEAKAKELRDVLMSLYEAYAPKDAPVKKKEVLTSSSQSTVTSSDSRGRASILSDWRKVVSELDEQVVAHEVDKYLLDPLEYTNLGESDFPILLWWKLNGAKYPVLAAIAKDVMAVQVSTVASEAAFSTGGRVIDNFRSSLTPKSVEALICLQSWLRGNDISCIEDAPGIKETEFYEKCEKDHINSASSSVNSCPPPKPKGKDTSDEVVEVIEDESENSGSEDSETS, encoded by the exons ATGGGAAAGCTAGGA TTTAGAAGAAGTAAGAAGAGAGGTGAAGTAGGCAAAGAAGGAGTAGACCGAGCAGTGTTACCCCTCCCTCAGTCCAGCTTGGCTGTTTCGAGCAGTGGGACCTCTCCCTCAATCGAAGATGCCACTCAATCAGCAGCAGGGGCAGCAACTCCAGATTCGTGTGAAAAGGTACATGACAATCCTCGAGCTGATAGGAAACGTAGTTGGGTTTGGGAGCACTTTGAGGAATACACTGATACGAAAGTGATTAAAGTTAAGGGTAAAGAAGATATTATACAAGAGTTTAGGAGGGCTAAGTGTATATATTGTCCTAAGGGTGCTGTAGGAGACTATGCTTGTGATTCTTACAAAAATGGGACTCAGGGTATGATTAGGCACATAAACAACTCATGCAAGTATTATCCAGGAAGGAGGGTTGTCGATAAGAATCAGAAACTGCTTGTTGGTGATAAAAGTAAGGGTAATTCATTGAAGGCTGTAGCTTATAATCCTGACGAAGTGATGCAAGCTTGTGTTGAAATGGTTGTAGTTGATGAGCTTCCTTTTAGCTTTGTTGAGAAGCAAGGGTTTAGGAAGTTTTGTTATGTTATGCAGCCTTTGTTTAGGGTCCcctgtaggaaaactttggtgAAAGACTTTCTGAAGTTGTATGATAGGacaaagaagaaattgaaatctgattTGGCACATTATAGAGTTTGCCTAACTACTGACACTTGGACAAGTGTTCAGAATTTCAATTACATGGTGCTAACAGCACACTTTATAGATGATGAGTGGGTTATGCATAAGAGGATTATCAATTTCTGCACTATCCATAACCATAGTGGAAATTCGATAGGGATGTTGATTGAGTCTTGTTTGATTCAGTGGGGAATAACCAAGGTTTTAACCATTACAGTAGATAATGCGGCTGCTAATAAGTGTGCTCTTGAGTTTGTTAGGTCCAAACTTAACAAAAGGGAAAACTCGGAATCAATCTTAGGGGGAAAGTTCATGCATGTTAGGTGTACTGCTCATATTTGTAACTTGATTGTTGGAAGTGGGTTGAAAAGGTTGAATAGGGCAGTGCTAGCCATTAGAAATGCTGTAAAGTTTGTTAGGTCTTCGGCATCTAGGCTGGATAGTTTTAAGGCATGTGTAGCAAAGGAACAAGTCCCTTGCAAAGGCTTGGTGGTTATGGATGTTCCCACAAGGTGGAATTCAACATTCTTAATGTTGGAAGCTGCCTTGAAGTTCAAAAAAGCCTTTGGAAGGATGCTAGAGGATGCTGACAGTGGCTTTGCTGCATATTTCAAGGAGCCTGAGGAAGAGTATGATGAGGAAGGGAATGTGGTTCCAGTCAAAGGCAATAGAAATAGAGTTGGGCCACCGACAGATGAAGAATGGGATAAGGCAGAGGTGTTTGTTCAGTTTCTGCGGGTTTTTTATGAAGTTACTTTGAGGGTCAGTGCAAGTAATCATCCTACAATTCATACTACTTTCCATGATGTGTTGTCCATGGAAACTGAGATCAACAAGCTGTTTATTGCTCGTGAATTGCAAACAGGGAGTGAAACTGAGAAAGTGTTGATTGATATGGCAGGACACATGAGTTCTAAATTTCTCAAGTATTATGGCTGCTTCAAGGATCTAAATCCTTTGGTGTTTATGGGGCTTGTTCTTGATCCCAGATTCAAGCTACTTAATATCACCCATTTGTTGAAAAAAGAAGGGTATGATAATGACAttgtggaagcaaaagccaaGGAGTTAAGGGATGTGTTGATGTCATTGTATGAAGCTTATGCACCAAAGGATGCCCCTGTAAAGAAAAAGGAGGTTTTAACCTCAAGTTCACAAAGTACAGTAACAAGCAGTGACAGCAGAGGAAGAGCATCAATCTTGAGTGATTGGAGAAAAGTTGTTTCAGAACTTGATGAGCAAGTGGTTGCACATGAAGTGGACAAGTATCTGTTGGACCCTCTTGAGTACACAAATTTAGGAGAATCAGATTTCCCTATTTTGTTATGGTGGAAGTTGAATGGAGCTAAGTACCCTGTTCTTGCAGCAATAGCCAAAGATGTAATGGCTGTTCAAGTGTCCACAGTTGCATCTGAGGCTGCTTTTAGCACTGGAGGGAGAGTAATCGACAACTTTAGGAGTTCATTAACTCCTAAATCTGTGGAAGCTTTGATATGTTTGCAAAGTTGGTTGAGAGGGAATGATATTAGCTGCATAGAGG